The following coding sequences are from one Musa acuminata AAA Group cultivar baxijiao chromosome BXJ2-4, Cavendish_Baxijiao_AAA, whole genome shotgun sequence window:
- the LOC103981391 gene encoding uncharacterized protein LOC103981391 isoform X1 has protein sequence MEPADIDWKNIESRYVRDEAYENINAPKWLDLTGPDAFPVDDDAWFCRHDCKHPKTAKDFKLAAAPSPKAKLMRSSSERLPLGERNSVHGNENNLKRRAGIAATLLQASPLKTKSAATKQIREDLENQNPNRSTPPRPSRPFGAPKARNTVKEMIKSSAQQKAEEESQVKEQRKAQPRLRSTLSARNLFSGKDILSQISEFCHELKKIAVGRGRTPPAEEDSKKQVKKKVANIVHNSEAEDRMPLTPKKDDSSSTKKSSKMAVRIEIEKPIAVKGVRASPPTPQRFPSPSSRGTRNPKATANGRSPLSKPSKSATLVRAMFQEAEQNREEKKALLPVTDEHCSSLSVAADTDKGSSTDLFWFLKPCTCLVN, from the exons ATGGAGCCCGCCGACATCGACTGGAAGAATATCGAGTCAAGGTACGTGCGCGATGAGGCCTACGAGAACATCAACGCCCCCAAATGGCTCGATCTCACCGGCCCCGACGCATTCCCTGTCGACGACGACGCCTGGTTCTGCCGACACG ACTGTAAGCATCCGAAGACCGCCAAAGATTTCAAGCTTGCGGCAGCGCCGAGCCCCAAG GCGAAATTGATGCGGTCGAGCTCGGAGAGACTGCCTCTCGGCGAGAGGAACAGCGTTCACGG AAACGAGAACAACCTGAAGAGAAGAGCAGGGATCGCGGCCACGCTCCTCCAAGCCTCTCCCCTCAAGACCAAATCTGCCGCGACGAAACAAATCAGGGAAGATCTTGAGAACCAAAACCCGAATCGTTCGACGCCGCCACGTCCCAGCCGCCCATTTGGTGCTCCCAAGGCGCGGAACACTGTGAAAGAGATGATCAAGTCGAGCGCCCAGCAGAAGGCTGAGGAGGAAAGCCAGGTAAAGGAGCAGAGGAAGGCCCAGCCGCGGCTGAGGAGCACACTGTCCGCCAGGAATCTGTTCTCCGGGAAGGACATCTTGAGCCAGATCTCCGAGTTCTGCCACGAGCTCAAGAAGATAGCGGTCGGACGCGGGAGGACTCCTCCAGCTGAAGAAGATTCCAAGAAGCAAGTCAAGAAGAAGGTCGCCAACATCGTTCACAACTCAGAAGCAGAGGATAGAATGCCACTGACCCCAAA GAAAGATGACTCATCATCAACAAAGAAAAGCagcaaaatggcagtgaggattgAGATCGAGAAACCGATAGCGGTGAAGGGAGTAAGAGCGTCTCCTCCCACGCCGCAGCGGTTCCCTTCCCCGTCAAGTCGCGGTACAAGGAACCCAAAGGCCACTGCCAATGGCAGATCTCCTCTCAGCAAACCTTCTAAATCAGCAACTCTG GTGAGGGCGATGTTTCAGGAGGCGGAGCAGAACAGAGAGGAGAAGAAGGCATTATTACCAGTAACTGATGAACACTGCAGCAGTTTATCTGTTGCTGCTGACACAGACAAAGGGAGCTCAACTGACCTATTCTGGTTCTTAAAGCCTTGCACTTGTTTGGTGAATTAG
- the LOC135583616 gene encoding zinc finger CCCH domain-containing protein 24-like isoform X2 — protein sequence MRNKVVVLAIQSTCLFHAGRSMCGGPERIKPSSSSSPAPTSRGEHQQHGPVLGMNHLTVEIADSSSLLELAANNDAEAFGRSLDRDPLAVDDVGLWYGRRKGSNRMVLEHRTPLMVAATYGSLDVLKFILSLPSVEVNRASAPDNTTALHCAASGGSFDAVDAVKALLAAGADPTLVDVNGDRPADVIVVPPKLPDVKSALEQLLGRRSNASGGGADHHHLPLGVMTDSTSSNSPPRSLSPDEDGTRSSNSTSSPPTAKDPDLPPVRVSEKKEYPVDPSLPDIKNSIYTTDEFRMFSFKIRPCSRAYSHDWTECPFVHPGENARRRDPRKYHYSCVPCPDFRKGSCRRGDMCEYAHGVFECWLHPAQYRTRLCKDGTSCSRRVCFFAHTNEELRPLYVSTGSAVPSPRATSAAMEMAAAMGLMPGSPSSVSAVMSPFTPPMSPSANGIGHSSLGWPQPNMPTLNLPASNLQASRLRSSLSVRDIPPDDLSAISEFDTQQLLNDLCYSRLSSSAGNCTIRTNTLNPSNLDDLFSAEVAISPRYNSDQGSVFSPSHKAAILNQFQQQQSLLSPINTSVFSPKAVDSQQLPAHSSLLQASLNTSSPGVMSPRSMEPVSPVSSRLAVLSQRERQQQTLRSLSSRDLGPISSPVVGSPVNSSWSKWASPSGTPDWTVNGEELGRLRRSSSFELRGNGDEPDLSWVHSLVRESPPEKVISAAMASAGPSSLSAVGGENLNSNGQMNGHDQPALLGAWLEHQEILDGKHSVIFNSNI from the exons ATGAGAAATAAGGTCGTCGTCTTGGCGATCCAGTCAACTT GTCTATTTCATGCCGGCCGCAGCATGTGTGGTGGTCCGGAGCGCATAAAGCCttcatcgtcgtcgtcgccggCTCCAACCTCACGGGGAGAGCATCAACAACACGGTCCGGTCTTGGGAATGAATCATCTCACCGTCGAGATCGCTGACTCCTCGAGCCTCCTTGAACTCGCAGCCAACAACGATGCGGAAGCATTCGGGCGATCCCTCGATCGTGACCCGTTGGCCGTGGACGACGTCGGCCTCTGGTACGGCCGCAGGAAGGGCTCCAACCGCATGGTGCTCGAGCACCGAACTCCCCTGATGGTGGCGGCCACGTACGGCAGCCTTGACGTCCTCAAGTTCATCCTCTCCCTGCCGTCTGTCGAGGTCAACCGTGCGTCCGCCCCAGATAACACCACCGCGCTCCACTGTGCTGCATCCGGCGGATCCTTTGATGCTGTTGATGCCGTGAAGGCACTCCTCGCGGCTGGTGCCGATCCTACGTTGGTCGATGTCAATGGGGACCGCCCGGCCGATGTGATTGTCGTGCCTCCCAAGTTGCCTGATGTGAAGAGTGCCCTCGAACAGCTTCTTGGAAGGCGCAGTAATGCGTCGGGTGGTGGTGCCGATCACCATCATCTTCCCCTTGGTGTGATGACCGACTCGACGAGCTCCAATTCGCCACCGCGTTCTTTGTCCCCTGATGAGGACGGCACTCGATCGTCCAACTCGACTTCCTCTCCTCCGACGGCAAAGGACCCTGACCTTCCCCCGGTGAGGGTGTCCGAGAAGAAAGAGTATCCAGTAGACCCGTCGCTTCCAGATATCAAGAACAGCATATATACCACGGATGAGTTCCGTATGTTCTCCTTCAAGATCCGCCCGTGCTCTCGTGCTTATTCGCATGACTGGACCGAGTGCCCCTTCGTCCACCCTGGTGAGAACGCCCGGCGGCGTGACCCGAGGAAATACCACTACAGCTGCGTCCCGTGCCCTGACTTTCGGAAGGGGTCGTGCCGGAGGGGAGACATGTGTGAGTATGCACATGGGGTGTTCGAATGCTGGCTTCACCCGGCGCAGTACCGCACGAGACTCTGCAAGGATGGAACCAGTTGCTCCCGCCGGGTCTGTTTCTTTGCGCACACGAACGAGGAGCTGCGTCCGCTCTATGTGTCAACTGGGTCTGCTGTTCCTTCTCCACGTGCAACCTCTGCTGCAATGGAGATGGCAGCTGCGATGGGGCTCATGCCCGGCTCACCGTCATCGGTCTCTGCTGTTATGTCTCCCTTCACGCCACCCATGTCGCCGTCGGCCAATGGTATTGGACACTCTTCGTTGGGTTGGCCGCAGCCAAACATGCCCACGTTGAATCTTCCTGCAAGCAATCTCCAGGCAAGCAGGCTGCGCTCATCTCTCAGTGTGAGAGACATCCCTCCGGATGACCTCTCAGCAATATCCGAGTTTGATACCCAGCAGTTGTTGAATGACCTGTGCTACTCCCGTCTGAGTTCTTCTGCTGGGAATTGTACCATCCGAACCAATACACTGAATCCATCAAACCTTGATGATCTTTTTTCAGCAGAGGTCGCCATATCTCCAAGGTACAATTCTGATCAGGGGTCTGTGTTTTCTCCGTCACACAAGGCAGCTATACTCAACCAGTTCCAGCAGCAGCAGAGCCTGCTCTCACCCATTAATACAAGTGTGTTCTCACCGAAGGCGGTGGATTCTCAGCAGCTACCTGCTCATTCATCACTCTTACAGGCCTCtctgaatacctcttctcctggtGTCATGTCTCCACGAAGCATGGAGCCTGTCTCTCCTGTGAGTTCTCGTCTGGCTGTTCTTTCACAAAGGGAGAGGCAACAGCAGACACTCAGGAGCCTGAGCTCCCGTGATCTTGGTCCCATCTCATCTCCTGTTGTTGGCTCTCCTGTTAACTCATCATGGTCCAAGTGGGCATCCCCCTCCGGTACACCTGATTGGACAGTGAATGGTGAAGAGCTGGGACGTCTTAGACGATCATCATCCTTTGAATTACGAGGAAATGGGGACGAGCCTGATCTGTCATGGGTCCATTCACTAGTGAGGGAATCACCACCGGAGAAAGTGATCTCTGCTGCAATGGCTTCTGCTGGTCCTTCAAGCTTGTCTGCGGTTGGTGGTGAGAATTTAAATTCAAACGGTCAGATGAATGGGCATGATCAACCTGCATTGCTTGGTGCATGGCTTGAGCACCAAGAAATTTTGGATGGGAAGCATTCAGTAATATTTAACAGTAATATTTAA
- the LOC103981392 gene encoding uncharacterized protein LOC103981392, which translates to MANQHVGEEQEALFHSSPCALYYVQSPSAASHTNSHPASESALLSPFTQESFPNNRNRDEVSRFTLSRYSSSRGSNNSFLQEKKAGYESRVKKGERQRLRIVGVNDGEEDGEGTRSGMWRFVSLDPSSSCCCVAFQVTWRLMFSVGFAFLVFFLATKPPQPNVSFKITSVEQFSLREGLDNTGVVTKILTCNCSMEMAVDNYSKVFGLHVRPSAMEMAFEHMKFASSLSDGSYIDTDSSSALTLYLGTKNKPMYGAGRSMQDMLESGRGLTLVVRVRSRSSYRVIGNLVRSSYRHDAECQLVLRGAYDEGGHTVIYNSTCFISTAHA; encoded by the exons ATGGCAAACCAGCACGTAGGAGAGGAGCAGGAAGCTCTTTTCCACTCCTCCCCATGCGCCCTTTACTACGTGCAGAGCCCTTCCGCTGCCTCCCACACCAACAGCCACCCGGCATCCGAGTCGGCCCTCCTCTCCCCCTTCACCCAGGAGAGCTTCCCCAACAACAGGAACCGCGACGAGGTGTCCCGCTTCACCCTCTCCCGCTACTCCTCCTCCCGCGGCTCCAACAACTCCTTCCTCCAGGAGAAGAAGGCCGGCTACGAGAGCCGCGTGAAGAAGGGGGAGCGTCAGCGCCTTCGCATCGTCGGCGTGAATGACGGTGAGGAGGACGGGGAGGGCACGCGAAGCGGCATGTGGAGGTTTGTTTCGCTCGACCCATCCTCCTCCTGCTGCTGTGTCGCGTTCCAGGTGACATGGAGGCTCATGTTCAGTGTGGGTTTCGCCTTTCTCGTGTTCTTCTTGGCCACGAAACCCCCACAACCCAACGTTTCTTTCAAG ATAACATCAGTCGAACAATTCAGCCTCAGAGAAGGCCTGGACAACACAGGTGTCGTGACCAAGATCTTGACCTGCAACTGCTCCATGGAGATGGCGGTGGACAACTACTCGAAGGTCTTCGGCTTGCACGTCCGCCCCTCCGCCATGGAGATGGCCTTCGAGCACATGAAGTTTGCAAGCTCACTG AGCGATGGATCATACATCGATACCGACTCTTCATCGGCACTGACTCTATACTTGGGCACCAAGAACAAGCCGATGTACGGGGCCGGGCGAAGCATGCAAGACATGCTCGAGTCAGGGCGAGGCCTGACACTGGTCGTTCGGGTCAGATCAAGATCGAGCTACCGGGTCATCGGAAACTTGGTTCGATCGAGTTATCGTCACGACGCGGAGTGTCAACTGGTCCTACGCGGCGCGTATGATGAGGGGGGTCACACCGTAATCTACAACAGCACCTGTTTCATCTCCACTGCTCAtgcgtga
- the LOC135583616 gene encoding zinc finger CCCH domain-containing protein 24-like isoform X3, translated as MCGGPERIKPSSSSSPAPTSRGEHQQHGPVLGMNHLTVEIADSSSLLELAANNDAEAFGRSLDRDPLAVDDVGLWYGRRKGSNRMVLEHRTPLMVAATYGSLDVLKFILSLPSVEVNRASAPDNTTALHCAASGGSFDAVDAVKALLAAGADPTLVDVNGDRPADVIVVPPKLPDVKSALEQLLGRRSNASGGGADHHHLPLGVMTDSTSSNSPPRSLSPDEDGTRSSNSTSSPPTAKDPDLPPVRVSEKKEYPVDPSLPDIKNSIYTTDEFRMFSFKIRPCSRAYSHDWTECPFVHPGENARRRDPRKYHYSCVPCPDFRKGSCRRGDMCEYAHGVFECWLHPAQYRTRLCKDGTSCSRRVCFFAHTNEELRPLYVSTGSAVPSPRATSAAMEMAAAMGLMPGSPSSVSAVMSPFTPPMSPSANGIGHSSLGWPQPNMPTLNLPASNLQASRLRSSLSVRDIPPDDLSAISEFDTQQLLNDLCYSRLSSSAGNCTIRTNTLNPSNLDDLFSAEVAISPRYNSDQGSVFSPSHKAAILNQFQQQQSLLSPINTSVFSPKAVDSQQLPAHSSLLQASLNTSSPGVMSPRSMEPVSPVSSRLAVLSQRERQQQTLRSLSSRDLGPISSPVVGSPVNSSWSKWASPSGTPDWTVNGEELGRLRRSSSFELRGNGDEPDLSWVHSLVRESPPEKVISAAMASAGPSSLSAVGGENLNSNGQMNGHDQPALLGAWLEHQEILDGKHSVIFNSNI; from the coding sequence ATGTGTGGTGGTCCGGAGCGCATAAAGCCttcatcgtcgtcgtcgccggCTCCAACCTCACGGGGAGAGCATCAACAACACGGTCCGGTCTTGGGAATGAATCATCTCACCGTCGAGATCGCTGACTCCTCGAGCCTCCTTGAACTCGCAGCCAACAACGATGCGGAAGCATTCGGGCGATCCCTCGATCGTGACCCGTTGGCCGTGGACGACGTCGGCCTCTGGTACGGCCGCAGGAAGGGCTCCAACCGCATGGTGCTCGAGCACCGAACTCCCCTGATGGTGGCGGCCACGTACGGCAGCCTTGACGTCCTCAAGTTCATCCTCTCCCTGCCGTCTGTCGAGGTCAACCGTGCGTCCGCCCCAGATAACACCACCGCGCTCCACTGTGCTGCATCCGGCGGATCCTTTGATGCTGTTGATGCCGTGAAGGCACTCCTCGCGGCTGGTGCCGATCCTACGTTGGTCGATGTCAATGGGGACCGCCCGGCCGATGTGATTGTCGTGCCTCCCAAGTTGCCTGATGTGAAGAGTGCCCTCGAACAGCTTCTTGGAAGGCGCAGTAATGCGTCGGGTGGTGGTGCCGATCACCATCATCTTCCCCTTGGTGTGATGACCGACTCGACGAGCTCCAATTCGCCACCGCGTTCTTTGTCCCCTGATGAGGACGGCACTCGATCGTCCAACTCGACTTCCTCTCCTCCGACGGCAAAGGACCCTGACCTTCCCCCGGTGAGGGTGTCCGAGAAGAAAGAGTATCCAGTAGACCCGTCGCTTCCAGATATCAAGAACAGCATATATACCACGGATGAGTTCCGTATGTTCTCCTTCAAGATCCGCCCGTGCTCTCGTGCTTATTCGCATGACTGGACCGAGTGCCCCTTCGTCCACCCTGGTGAGAACGCCCGGCGGCGTGACCCGAGGAAATACCACTACAGCTGCGTCCCGTGCCCTGACTTTCGGAAGGGGTCGTGCCGGAGGGGAGACATGTGTGAGTATGCACATGGGGTGTTCGAATGCTGGCTTCACCCGGCGCAGTACCGCACGAGACTCTGCAAGGATGGAACCAGTTGCTCCCGCCGGGTCTGTTTCTTTGCGCACACGAACGAGGAGCTGCGTCCGCTCTATGTGTCAACTGGGTCTGCTGTTCCTTCTCCACGTGCAACCTCTGCTGCAATGGAGATGGCAGCTGCGATGGGGCTCATGCCCGGCTCACCGTCATCGGTCTCTGCTGTTATGTCTCCCTTCACGCCACCCATGTCGCCGTCGGCCAATGGTATTGGACACTCTTCGTTGGGTTGGCCGCAGCCAAACATGCCCACGTTGAATCTTCCTGCAAGCAATCTCCAGGCAAGCAGGCTGCGCTCATCTCTCAGTGTGAGAGACATCCCTCCGGATGACCTCTCAGCAATATCCGAGTTTGATACCCAGCAGTTGTTGAATGACCTGTGCTACTCCCGTCTGAGTTCTTCTGCTGGGAATTGTACCATCCGAACCAATACACTGAATCCATCAAACCTTGATGATCTTTTTTCAGCAGAGGTCGCCATATCTCCAAGGTACAATTCTGATCAGGGGTCTGTGTTTTCTCCGTCACACAAGGCAGCTATACTCAACCAGTTCCAGCAGCAGCAGAGCCTGCTCTCACCCATTAATACAAGTGTGTTCTCACCGAAGGCGGTGGATTCTCAGCAGCTACCTGCTCATTCATCACTCTTACAGGCCTCtctgaatacctcttctcctggtGTCATGTCTCCACGAAGCATGGAGCCTGTCTCTCCTGTGAGTTCTCGTCTGGCTGTTCTTTCACAAAGGGAGAGGCAACAGCAGACACTCAGGAGCCTGAGCTCCCGTGATCTTGGTCCCATCTCATCTCCTGTTGTTGGCTCTCCTGTTAACTCATCATGGTCCAAGTGGGCATCCCCCTCCGGTACACCTGATTGGACAGTGAATGGTGAAGAGCTGGGACGTCTTAGACGATCATCATCCTTTGAATTACGAGGAAATGGGGACGAGCCTGATCTGTCATGGGTCCATTCACTAGTGAGGGAATCACCACCGGAGAAAGTGATCTCTGCTGCAATGGCTTCTGCTGGTCCTTCAAGCTTGTCTGCGGTTGGTGGTGAGAATTTAAATTCAAACGGTCAGATGAATGGGCATGATCAACCTGCATTGCTTGGTGCATGGCTTGAGCACCAAGAAATTTTGGATGGGAAGCATTCAGTAATATTTAACAGTAATATTTAA
- the LOC103981391 gene encoding uncharacterized protein LOC103981391 isoform X2, which produces MEPADIDWKNIESRYVRDEAYENINAPKWLDLTGPDAFPVDDDAWFCRHDCKHPKTAKDFKLAAAPSPKAKLMRSSSERLPLGERNSVHGNENNLKRRAGIAATLLQASPLKTKSAATKQIREDLENQNPNRSTPPRPSRPFGAPKARNTVKEMIKSSAQQKAEEESQVKEQRKAQPRLRSTLSARNLFSGKDILSQISEFCHELKKIAVGRGRTPPAEEDSKKQVKKKVANIVHNSEAEDRMPLTPKKDDSSSTKKSSKMAVRIEIEKPIAVKGVRASPPTPQRFPSPSSRGTRNPKATANGRSPLSKPSKSATLEAEQNREEKKALLPVTDEHCSSLSVAADTDKGSSTDLFWFLKPCTCLVN; this is translated from the exons ATGGAGCCCGCCGACATCGACTGGAAGAATATCGAGTCAAGGTACGTGCGCGATGAGGCCTACGAGAACATCAACGCCCCCAAATGGCTCGATCTCACCGGCCCCGACGCATTCCCTGTCGACGACGACGCCTGGTTCTGCCGACACG ACTGTAAGCATCCGAAGACCGCCAAAGATTTCAAGCTTGCGGCAGCGCCGAGCCCCAAG GCGAAATTGATGCGGTCGAGCTCGGAGAGACTGCCTCTCGGCGAGAGGAACAGCGTTCACGG AAACGAGAACAACCTGAAGAGAAGAGCAGGGATCGCGGCCACGCTCCTCCAAGCCTCTCCCCTCAAGACCAAATCTGCCGCGACGAAACAAATCAGGGAAGATCTTGAGAACCAAAACCCGAATCGTTCGACGCCGCCACGTCCCAGCCGCCCATTTGGTGCTCCCAAGGCGCGGAACACTGTGAAAGAGATGATCAAGTCGAGCGCCCAGCAGAAGGCTGAGGAGGAAAGCCAGGTAAAGGAGCAGAGGAAGGCCCAGCCGCGGCTGAGGAGCACACTGTCCGCCAGGAATCTGTTCTCCGGGAAGGACATCTTGAGCCAGATCTCCGAGTTCTGCCACGAGCTCAAGAAGATAGCGGTCGGACGCGGGAGGACTCCTCCAGCTGAAGAAGATTCCAAGAAGCAAGTCAAGAAGAAGGTCGCCAACATCGTTCACAACTCAGAAGCAGAGGATAGAATGCCACTGACCCCAAA GAAAGATGACTCATCATCAACAAAGAAAAGCagcaaaatggcagtgaggattgAGATCGAGAAACCGATAGCGGTGAAGGGAGTAAGAGCGTCTCCTCCCACGCCGCAGCGGTTCCCTTCCCCGTCAAGTCGCGGTACAAGGAACCCAAAGGCCACTGCCAATGGCAGATCTCCTCTCAGCAAACCTTCTAAATCAGCAACTCTG GAGGCGGAGCAGAACAGAGAGGAGAAGAAGGCATTATTACCAGTAACTGATGAACACTGCAGCAGTTTATCTGTTGCTGCTGACACAGACAAAGGGAGCTCAACTGACCTATTCTGGTTCTTAAAGCCTTGCACTTGTTTGGTGAATTAG
- the LOC135583616 gene encoding zinc finger CCCH domain-containing protein 24-like isoform X1 gives MRNKVVVLAIQSTCAYFVEDWSLFHAGRSMCGGPERIKPSSSSSPAPTSRGEHQQHGPVLGMNHLTVEIADSSSLLELAANNDAEAFGRSLDRDPLAVDDVGLWYGRRKGSNRMVLEHRTPLMVAATYGSLDVLKFILSLPSVEVNRASAPDNTTALHCAASGGSFDAVDAVKALLAAGADPTLVDVNGDRPADVIVVPPKLPDVKSALEQLLGRRSNASGGGADHHHLPLGVMTDSTSSNSPPRSLSPDEDGTRSSNSTSSPPTAKDPDLPPVRVSEKKEYPVDPSLPDIKNSIYTTDEFRMFSFKIRPCSRAYSHDWTECPFVHPGENARRRDPRKYHYSCVPCPDFRKGSCRRGDMCEYAHGVFECWLHPAQYRTRLCKDGTSCSRRVCFFAHTNEELRPLYVSTGSAVPSPRATSAAMEMAAAMGLMPGSPSSVSAVMSPFTPPMSPSANGIGHSSLGWPQPNMPTLNLPASNLQASRLRSSLSVRDIPPDDLSAISEFDTQQLLNDLCYSRLSSSAGNCTIRTNTLNPSNLDDLFSAEVAISPRYNSDQGSVFSPSHKAAILNQFQQQQSLLSPINTSVFSPKAVDSQQLPAHSSLLQASLNTSSPGVMSPRSMEPVSPVSSRLAVLSQRERQQQTLRSLSSRDLGPISSPVVGSPVNSSWSKWASPSGTPDWTVNGEELGRLRRSSSFELRGNGDEPDLSWVHSLVRESPPEKVISAAMASAGPSSLSAVGGENLNSNGQMNGHDQPALLGAWLEHQEILDGKHSVIFNSNI, from the exons ATGAGAAATAAGGTCGTCGTCTTGGCGATCCAGTCAACTTGTGCGTACTTCGTTGAGGATTGGA GTCTATTTCATGCCGGCCGCAGCATGTGTGGTGGTCCGGAGCGCATAAAGCCttcatcgtcgtcgtcgccggCTCCAACCTCACGGGGAGAGCATCAACAACACGGTCCGGTCTTGGGAATGAATCATCTCACCGTCGAGATCGCTGACTCCTCGAGCCTCCTTGAACTCGCAGCCAACAACGATGCGGAAGCATTCGGGCGATCCCTCGATCGTGACCCGTTGGCCGTGGACGACGTCGGCCTCTGGTACGGCCGCAGGAAGGGCTCCAACCGCATGGTGCTCGAGCACCGAACTCCCCTGATGGTGGCGGCCACGTACGGCAGCCTTGACGTCCTCAAGTTCATCCTCTCCCTGCCGTCTGTCGAGGTCAACCGTGCGTCCGCCCCAGATAACACCACCGCGCTCCACTGTGCTGCATCCGGCGGATCCTTTGATGCTGTTGATGCCGTGAAGGCACTCCTCGCGGCTGGTGCCGATCCTACGTTGGTCGATGTCAATGGGGACCGCCCGGCCGATGTGATTGTCGTGCCTCCCAAGTTGCCTGATGTGAAGAGTGCCCTCGAACAGCTTCTTGGAAGGCGCAGTAATGCGTCGGGTGGTGGTGCCGATCACCATCATCTTCCCCTTGGTGTGATGACCGACTCGACGAGCTCCAATTCGCCACCGCGTTCTTTGTCCCCTGATGAGGACGGCACTCGATCGTCCAACTCGACTTCCTCTCCTCCGACGGCAAAGGACCCTGACCTTCCCCCGGTGAGGGTGTCCGAGAAGAAAGAGTATCCAGTAGACCCGTCGCTTCCAGATATCAAGAACAGCATATATACCACGGATGAGTTCCGTATGTTCTCCTTCAAGATCCGCCCGTGCTCTCGTGCTTATTCGCATGACTGGACCGAGTGCCCCTTCGTCCACCCTGGTGAGAACGCCCGGCGGCGTGACCCGAGGAAATACCACTACAGCTGCGTCCCGTGCCCTGACTTTCGGAAGGGGTCGTGCCGGAGGGGAGACATGTGTGAGTATGCACATGGGGTGTTCGAATGCTGGCTTCACCCGGCGCAGTACCGCACGAGACTCTGCAAGGATGGAACCAGTTGCTCCCGCCGGGTCTGTTTCTTTGCGCACACGAACGAGGAGCTGCGTCCGCTCTATGTGTCAACTGGGTCTGCTGTTCCTTCTCCACGTGCAACCTCTGCTGCAATGGAGATGGCAGCTGCGATGGGGCTCATGCCCGGCTCACCGTCATCGGTCTCTGCTGTTATGTCTCCCTTCACGCCACCCATGTCGCCGTCGGCCAATGGTATTGGACACTCTTCGTTGGGTTGGCCGCAGCCAAACATGCCCACGTTGAATCTTCCTGCAAGCAATCTCCAGGCAAGCAGGCTGCGCTCATCTCTCAGTGTGAGAGACATCCCTCCGGATGACCTCTCAGCAATATCCGAGTTTGATACCCAGCAGTTGTTGAATGACCTGTGCTACTCCCGTCTGAGTTCTTCTGCTGGGAATTGTACCATCCGAACCAATACACTGAATCCATCAAACCTTGATGATCTTTTTTCAGCAGAGGTCGCCATATCTCCAAGGTACAATTCTGATCAGGGGTCTGTGTTTTCTCCGTCACACAAGGCAGCTATACTCAACCAGTTCCAGCAGCAGCAGAGCCTGCTCTCACCCATTAATACAAGTGTGTTCTCACCGAAGGCGGTGGATTCTCAGCAGCTACCTGCTCATTCATCACTCTTACAGGCCTCtctgaatacctcttctcctggtGTCATGTCTCCACGAAGCATGGAGCCTGTCTCTCCTGTGAGTTCTCGTCTGGCTGTTCTTTCACAAAGGGAGAGGCAACAGCAGACACTCAGGAGCCTGAGCTCCCGTGATCTTGGTCCCATCTCATCTCCTGTTGTTGGCTCTCCTGTTAACTCATCATGGTCCAAGTGGGCATCCCCCTCCGGTACACCTGATTGGACAGTGAATGGTGAAGAGCTGGGACGTCTTAGACGATCATCATCCTTTGAATTACGAGGAAATGGGGACGAGCCTGATCTGTCATGGGTCCATTCACTAGTGAGGGAATCACCACCGGAGAAAGTGATCTCTGCTGCAATGGCTTCTGCTGGTCCTTCAAGCTTGTCTGCGGTTGGTGGTGAGAATTTAAATTCAAACGGTCAGATGAATGGGCATGATCAACCTGCATTGCTTGGTGCATGGCTTGAGCACCAAGAAATTTTGGATGGGAAGCATTCAGTAATATTTAACAGTAATATTTAA
- the LOC103981390 gene encoding oleosin 18 kDa-like: MGDRDRARERHTIEATRDLLPEKEPSASQALAVATLLPLGGGLLALAGLTLLGSVIGLALLTPLLLLFSPVLVPAALLVALTVAGVLTSGALGLTGLSSIWYLLKQARGMVQKAPEQMENAKRRVGEAAQAARSRAEETKRA; encoded by the coding sequence ATGGGCGACCGTGACCGCGCGCGCGAGCGCCACACGATCGAAGCCACGAGGGACCTCCTCCCGGAGAAGGAGCCCTCGGCCTCCCAAGCCCTCGCGGTGGCCACACTGCTTCCCCTCGGTGGTGGCCTCCTCGCCCTCGCCGGGCTCACGCTCCTCGGCTCGGTGATCGGGCTCGCCCTGCTGACGCCGCTGTTGCTGCTGTTCAGCCCGGTGCTGGTGCCGGCGGCGCTCCTGGTGGCGCTGACGGTGGCGGGGGTGCTGACGTCGGGCGCGTTGGGGTTGACCGGGTTGTCGTCGATCTGGTACCTGCTGAAGCAAGCGAGAGGGATGGTGCAGAAGGCGCCGGAGCAGATGGAGAATGCGAAGCGGAGGGTGGGCGAGGCGGCGCAGGCCGCAAGAAGCCGGGCGGAGGAGACGAAGAGAGCATGA